In a genomic window of Gossypium arboreum isolate Shixiya-1 chromosome 9, ASM2569848v2, whole genome shotgun sequence:
- the LOC108450012 gene encoding uncharacterized protein LOC108450012 translates to MGSKNKDVIRLEREAVIPILKPKLIMTLANLIEHSSDRAEFLKFCKRVEYTIRSWYLLQFEDLMQLYSLFDPVNGARKLQQQNLSSEEVDVLEQNFLTYLFQVMEKSNFKIATDEEIDVAHAGQYLLNLPITVDESKIDKTLLKRYFSEHPQPNLPDFADKYIIFRRGIGIDRTTDYFFMEKVDMIIARLWAFLLRLTRLEKLLSRRSRGRNKKEPAKDDEINPETDSEDLFVERIRLENMDLSINNLVGKTTIQEPTFDRIIVVYRKASAKPNMDRGIYVKHFKNIPMADLEIVLPEKKSPGLTPMDWVTFLASAVVGLVTLFSSLQMPEADLWVIFAILSAVIGYCAKIYFSFQANMATYQNLITQSMYDKQLDSGRGTLLHLCDDVIQQEVKEVIISFFILMEQGKATMEDLDLRCEELIKEEFEESCNFDVDDAVDKLEKLKIVSRDSIGRYYCVGLKRANEIIGVTTEEQVFKARQGSNSA, encoded by the exons ATGGGCAGCAAAAACAAGGATGTAATTCGACTAGAGCGTGAAGCCGTCATTCCCATTCTCAAGCCCAAGCTCATCATGACTTTGGCCAACCTTATTG AACATAGTTCTGATCGGGCTGAGTTTCTGAAGTTCTGCAAGAGAGTGGAGTACACAATACGATCTTGGTATCTTCTCCAGTTTGAAGATTTAATG CAATTATACTCCCTCTTTGACCCTGTAAATGGGGCTCGGAAATTGCAGCAGCAAAATTTATCTTCTGAagaagtagatgtacttgaacaGAATTTCTTGACATATTTATTTCAG GTGATGGAGAAGAGTAATTTTAAGATAGCTACTGATGAggagattgatgttgcacatgcAGGGCAATATCTTCTTAATCTTCCCATAACAGTTGATGAATCTAAG ATTGACAAGACACTTTTGAAGAGATATTTTTCAGAGCACCCCCAACCAAACCTCCCAGATTTTGCTGATAAG TACATCATCTTCAGACGTGGGATAGGAATTGATCGTACAACTGATTACTTTTTCATGGAGAAGGTAGACATGATTATTGCACGTCTTTGGGCCTTTCTCTTAAGACTAACCCG GTTGGAAAAGCTTTTGAGCAGAAGATCAAGAGGACGAAATAAGAAAGAGCCAGCGAAGGATGATGAAATTAACCCTGAAACGGACAGTGAAGATTTGTTTGTTGAACGGATCCGTCTTGAAAATATGGACCTAAG CATCAATAACTTGGTGGGCAAGACTACAATCCAAGAGCCTACTTTTGATAGGATAATTGTTGTTTACAG GAAAGCAAGTGCCAAACCAAATATGGATCGAGGGATATATgtaaaacatttcaaaaatattcCAATGGCGGATCTGGAAATAGTCCTT CCTGAAAAGAAAAGTCCTGGATTAACTCCTATGGACTGGGTCACGTTCCTTGCCTCTGCTGTTGTGGGGCTG GTTACTTTGTTTAGTTCTCTTCAAATGCCTGAAGCTGATCTCTGGGTCATTTTTGCCATTTTGTCAGCTGTTATTGGTTACTGTGCCAAGATATATTTCTC GTTTCAAGCAAACATGGCTACATATCAGAATTTAATAACACAGTCCATGTATGACAAACAACTCGATAGTGGAAGGGGTACTTTACTTCACTTGTGTGATGATGTAATTCAACAGGAA GTGAAAGAGGTAATCATCTCGTTCTTTATACTAATGGAGCAAGGTAAAGCCACCATGGAG GATTTGGATCTAAGGTGTGAGGAACTAATAAAAGAGGAGTTTGAGGAGAGCTGTAACTTTGATGTGGATGATGCAGTTGACAAGCTAGAGAAGTTGAAAATTGTTTCTCGG GATTCTATTGGACGATATTATTGTGTTGGACTGAAACGTGCAAATGAGATTATTGGTGTAACCACTGAGGAACAAGTGTTTAAGGCAAGACAGGGTTCTAATTCAGCTTAA